Genomic segment of Harmonia axyridis chromosome 6, icHarAxyr1.1, whole genome shotgun sequence:
AGTTAATatgcatattttttttcttttattcaagTACCCATGAATATGCCATTCATTCATGTTTGGGTATGGTTTTATTTGATTCGTTTGGTctttattttatggaaattcattttatatataaaaaaaaattataatgattcGATTTccataatattttagaataaaCTTGCTCATTCTTGATTGATTGAAACTATTGTATACATTGATAttcatcttaattttttttagatacaCAGTACTTTTAAATTGTCTGTAATGTTTTTTCTGATGCGATTTGTaatgaaatcatatttgaacACTAATTCAATAATGAACAGATTTCTATTTTGGGCAATATGAAAATCAATTTGCGaattattttatgtagttatattcattgaaataaaagaCAAAGTCTACATTTTATTTAAATGCAGGAAGGGAAGAAACTCGTACCAGAAATGGAAATATCCACCAAAGGAGTAGCAGCCTCAGCCCCTCCTCAATGTTCTGATTCACTGGTTTGTGTCGAATCCCCAAAGCTTGAAAGTGAAGACAAGAAGTTgattaaaaatattcaagaatcgGAAAAAAATGATATGGTTGTGTCAAGTCAAGAAAACTCAATAGTTAATGAAGCTGATATTCTTATCAAACCTCAAAATGTTTTTGAAACCGATCCTAAATCTGCAGATGACTCTATTCTCCAAGATGATTCTTGTAAATTTTTCTCACAAGATCTTCAATACTCAGAAACACAAAAAAGTGATTCGCAAAGTTCTCATCACTATGAGATAAAAACATCACAGGAAAATCTTGATGATCATCTAGAATCCAACAATAATTTAgaggaaaaattaaaagatgaaTCGTCTCAGAATAACAACAGAAATGAACATCAATCTTCTTCAATACCtagtaataatgaaataaaaataatagaaaaaaatatggatATTGTAGGAGAACCAATGAATAATGAAAGGATGTCCcagaaaattgaagaatctgattcaatttttcaagcTTTAAAGAATTCAGAAGAAGCAGATTTGTCATACACAAAAGATGAATCGTTAAAGAATAGCAACAAAAATGGAGATCAATCTTCTTCAATAACTagtaataatgaaatgaaaataataacgaAAAATATACATAATGTAGAACCAATgagtaatgaaataattgaagaatctGATTCAATTTTCCAAGCCTTAAAGAATTCAAAAGAAGCAGATTTATCACATACAAATAAAGaggaaattaaaagaaaaattgaaaaaaaatacaagaaaaaaattatcgaaaaatacCAGAAAGGCAATTCTCTCAATGAAGAATCTAGGGAACAAAAACTTGCAACAGCAGACCAATCTGGTCAGAGCTTGAAGTCGAATGAAAAATGTAGTGACAATGCTGATACTGGGACACTTATTCTTaaaaagaaaagtaaaaaaagATTGTTACCTAATCCTACCTGTCGAAATACTTCAAAGGTCAAAAAACCTAAAATACAAGACAAAAATCTCACACcaataataaaacatacaaaattaAAGGTTGAACAGAAAGTTTCAACGAATACAAttggaaaaattgaaagttcaatGGCAACTTTAGAGAAGAATGAAGATGATATACCATTAATTAAATtacagaaaattttaaaaaacactaaggCTACTGAGATGAAAAAGCAAGAAGTTGAAAACGAATTGCCAATTTCAAAACttctaaaaaataaaatgataaagAACAGTGCAGTTGAGTCTCTGGAACTCAATGAAAGCAAAAATGAGGTGAATAAAAGTCAAAATAGTGGAGGAATCAAGCATAACAATCAAAATGTTGAATATGTCGATGGggaaattgtaaatatttgtagTCAGGGTGTGGCCAAAATAGAAACAAACATTTgtgatataaaaatttcatccaatagaaataatgaaaaagttcaACTAGAAATGACTCCATTCTCGAAAACTAATGAAAAACAAGAcgagatgaaaataaataagaaaagaCAATACAAGAATTCTACGatagaattgaagaaattgCCCAGTAATGAAATAGTTGCTGAAAAAGTACAGATAAATGATCATGTTAAATGTAAAGTACCAATTTCTCCACCTCTTCAAGCAAATGAAAACGAGAATtcctcaaaaattttaaaactttACAAAAAGGGCTCTCAAAACGAGTTAAGTAAAACAAATATTGtaattcaagaaaaacaacCCAgccaaaacgaaaaaaaagagaattttcttcaatatactactaaagaaaatattcaaggtATGGATAATCTCTATAATAACAATTATAAGAATGAGAACATTTTGTctgataagaaaaaaaatgaaatacttctAAAAAAGTCTTTGAGTATTGAAATGTACATGAAAACAAAACACCAAGGGAGCCTTTCTAAAAACCAGAGTGATGCGGACAAAATTAACATGAgcattggaaaaaatgatgaaatagagAACACCACTTGCATTCGTGAAGAAAAGTGCCTAATCAATGGAAAAGACTACTACAGGCAAAATTCACGAAATGAAATAGTCttgaatgaaaatgataaaCAACAGAGTGCCAATACAAATAAAGACTTGAAAGAATTAAAGATACAGGAAAATGAACTCCTTGAAGACGAAAGTCATACTGGTAAAAAGAAAACTGACAAGGAAGTCGAAAAACTAGATGATGAATTGGAAAAGTCAATGTGTTTGTTATTTGGCGTAGAAGCAGAAAAAcctatttcaaagaaaaattgtcCTTTTGAAGTTCCCACAGAAAAAGAAAAATGCATAAATAACAGTACAAATTCGATTATAACAAGCAGTGTAGGAATGCTTAAGAGAGGAAGAAGGCTTTTTGATCATGAGAATGAAGAAGagaatttcatgaatttcaCCAAGGtcgaaaagaaaattaataatattaaaaaaaagggaGCAAAAACAGAGACGATTCAAATGAATACTccaaaaaaagaagtgaaacatATAAATACCccaaaaaaagaagtgaaacgTTTGAAATCTCCAAAAAGAAAAGTACCCAATAAAACTTCTGCAGAGTGGGAAgagaataaaaacaaaagtagaaGTACTCATCCAAAAAGATATAGTGAAATACCAAAGCACAATAGGAAGGAGAGATTAGATGCATTTTATGATAGAGTTATAGGAAGGCTTGGAAAACCAAGTACTTCCTCAAGAACCTCATATTCCGTTATTCCAAAATTTGATAATCAGGCTAAATACGATTTAGATTTTTCCCTGTTCAAAGAGAGTTTTCACACAAACAGAAAAACGCCAGAAACCAAATCTAaagtttttcgaaatgaaaatgcAAATGATGAACAAATCATCCATGAAAGTGGAAACGGTCCCGATACTCGTAGTTCAAAGGATAGAAGTGATATGAAGAATCAAATCATCCATGAAAATGAAAGCGGTCCCGCTACTCGTAGTTCAAAGAATAGAAGTGATATGAAGAATCAAATCATCCATGAAAATGAAAGCGGTCCCGCTACTCGTAGTTCAAAGAATAGAAGTGATACGatgaatcaaattgaaaatgatgatgaGTAAGTACTTATAATTCGATACCAATTGTTGAAAGTTAAGACATGAGTTAGAAAGACTATTATTCATAGTATAGAGTAGAATTGGCCAATGAAACATATTAAAATACGTTATTATAAATATTGTTGTCCTGATACCAGCAATGAGATATTTATTGTTGAGGGGTCATCAATGAATTAAAGTTTAGAAAACACATCGTATTGCCTTCAAAATAGACCAATGAATAATACACTCCCCAattcttttcatattttttatcaaacaaAAACGATTGTTTCAAAGTAGTAGTAATTCAGATTGTGAAAAGTCAGTGCT
This window contains:
- the LOC123683443 gene encoding uncharacterized protein LOC123683443 isoform X3, which translates into the protein MDSVGNFLSVADKFLESDASIIQLSNSFVQLVDDTKLKCELLVNGNKAADIKIITDCIIKYLNCIIQYAEGGTAQTRSATLQQLCDKICTAVAKLEIKHEFIKNISLQTFEFLFGQPSWIAKEILRMYNTAIQTSDRTVRSEAIQKKGPYYLGRLMDALPFGDFEFQLIIVETLFRICTKEELNNMPKVNFLSEEQTESFHKISTSEFDLTARNFLNLLNEAEKHVVSLLCNKVTFDDYQLQEPPELKSFNGMWVDFNVRANTVTLFLNNEPFNQNIRWEMITLFPENILKTEISYVFNEERGKKEGVAKFILKGHCQLCNTNSQHKLLDCRLLAIHSLDTQKFREFFNQEFPKIHKVKSKQTGVFHCKRVYKPLDIVSIKSSTTNHSTTFNVTMDTSIADKENKSGVGRKLVNVADSTIISSSSKSKTISSRKSMNNTSSNHSIQGEINVNWGDLSGTSGEKKNLKKSYNDKMKRRTIDEASLCSNLSISEHAGTRKNDERVASKKIKLSGLVHGTTEDAYDVYSEKFLSKLMDIEENIDPICEYKENININLERNKSYSENQSKLTKKEADSTTLVSGLSNCSVLMEDDELIASDVLSSIEDLQRAEKRKNSHNDFAKTRKFSQEKLSYKTLKSQDALASQVISSSLEKSSSGLSADEKLVKGKKEIQNTIKKKSKEQVEDEIKRTEILEKTKKRTSLGIKLTPDLFDVPSQELFNEGNENHNKDNAYRTNKKKHVLSNKFKLKIPDVLLIDPIRDSASDEFDILKFGRPKNSPENSIIGDPYEIPEPDLIEIPKDKIHEILNTETEIFETARTHLASEEVAHIQAIESQFELFQDISQENEYFKNSSEEHSQEKNFHLNKEYKTKIKILSNIQIHSPIIKSQCKTFSQKSQEGKKLVPEMEISTKGVAASAPPQCSDSLVCVESPKLESEDKKLIKNIQESEKNDMVVSSQENSIVNEADILIKPQNVFETDPKSADDSILQDDSCKFFSQDLQYSETQKSDSQSSHHYEIKTSQENLDDHLESNNNLEEKLKDESSQNNNRNEHQSSSIPSNNEIKIIEKNMDIVGEPMNNERMSQKIEESDSIFQALKNSEEADLSYTKDESLKNSNKNGDQSSSITSNNEMKIITKNIHNVEPMSNEIIEESDSIFQALKNSKEADLSHTNKEEIKRKIEKKYKKKIIEKYQKGNSLNEESREQKLATADQSGQSLKSNEKCSDNADTGTLILKKKSKKRLLPNPTCRNTSKVKKPKIQDKNLTPIIKHTKLKVEQKVSTNTIGKIESSMATLEKNEDDIPLIKLQKILKNTKATEMKKQEVENELPISKLLKNKMIKNSAVESLELNESKNEVNKSQNSGGIKHNNQNVEYVDGEIVNICSQGVAKIETNICDIKISSNRNNEKVQLEMTPFSKTNEKQDEMKINKKRQYKNSTIELKKLPSNEIVAEKVQINDHVKCKVPISPPLQANENEKGSQNELSKTNIVIQEKQPSQNEKKENFLQYTTKENIQGMDNLYNNNYKNENILSDKKKNEILLKKSLSIEMYMKTKHQGSLSKNQSDADKINMSIGKNDEIENTTCIREEKCLINGKDYYRQNSRNEIVLNENDKQQSANTNKDLKELKIQENELLEDESHTGKKKTDKEVEKLDDELEKSMCLLFGVEAEKPISKKNCPFEVPTEKEKCINNSTNSIITSSVGMLKRGRRLFDHENEEENFMNFTKVEKKINNIKKKGAKTETIQMNTPKKEVKHINTPKKEVKRLKSPKRKVPNKTSAEWEENKNKSRSTHPKRYSEIPKHNRKERLDAFYDRVIGRLGKPSTSSRTSYSVIPKFDNQAKYDLDFSLFKESFHTNRKTPETKSKVFRNENANDEQIIHESGNGPDTRSSKDRSDMKNQIIHENESGPATRSSKNRSDMKNQIIHENESGPATRSSKNRSDTMNQIENDDEEIRVFMRSLGTICQKIAKGNFKRPSLSTQNNLLAIADLLCEL
- the LOC123683443 gene encoding uncharacterized protein LOC123683443 isoform X4 — its product is MYNTAIQTSDRTVRSEAIQKKGPYYLGRLMDALPFGDFEFQLIIVETLFRICTKEELNNMPKVNFLSEEQTESFHKISTSEFDLTARNFLNLLNEAEKHVVSLLCNKVTFDDYQLQEPPELKSFNGMWVDFNVRANTVTLFLNNEPFNQNIRWEMITLFPENILKTEISYVFNEERGKKEGVAKFILKGHCQLCNTNSQHKLLDCRLLAIHSLDTQKFREFFNQEFPKIHKVKSKQTGVFHCKRVYKPLDIVSIKSSTTNHSTTFNVTMDTSIADKENKSGVGRKLVNVADSTIISSSSKSKTISSRKSMNNTSSNHSIQGEINVNWGDLSGTSGEKKNLKKSYNDKMKRRTIDEASLCSNLSISEHAGTRKNDERVASKKIKLSGLVHGTTEDAYDVYSEKFLSKLMDIEENIDPICEYKENININLERNKSYSENQSKLTKKEADSTTLVSGLSNCSVLMEDDELIASDVLSSIEDLQRAEKRKNSHNDFAKTRKFSQEKLSYKTLKSQDALASQVISSSLEKSSSGLSADEKLVKGKKEIQNTIKKKSKEQVEDEIKRTEILEKTKKRTSLGIKLTPDLFDVPSQELFNEGNENHNKDNAYRTNKKKHVLSNKFKLKIPDVLLIDPIRDSASDEFDILKFGRPKNSPENSIIGDPYEIPEPDLIEIPKDKIHEILNTETEIFETARTHLASEEVAHIQAIESQFELFQDISQENEYFKNSSEEHSQEKNFHLNKEYKTKIKILSNIQIHSPIIKSQCKTFSQKSQEGKKLVPEMEISTKGVAASAPPQCSDSLVCVESPKLESEDKKLIKNIQESEKNDMVVSSQENSIVNEADILIKPQNVFETDPKSADDSILQDDSCKFFSQDLQYSETQKSDSQSSHHYEIKTSQENLDDHLESNNNLEEKLKDESSQNNNRNEHQSSSIPSNNEIKIIEKNMDIVGEPMNNERMSQKIEESDSIFQALKNSEEADLSYTKDESLKNSNKNGDQSSSITSNNEMKIITKNIHNVEPMSNEIIEESDSIFQALKNSKEADLSHTNKEEIKRKIEKKYKKKIIEKYQKGNSLNEESREQKLATADQSGQSLKSNEKCSDNADTGTLILKKKSKKRLLPNPTCRNTSKVKKPKIQDKNLTPIIKHTKLKVEQKVSTNTIGKIESSMATLEKNEDDIPLIKLQKILKNTKATEMKKQEVENELPISKLLKNKMIKNSAVESLELNESKNEVNKSQNSGGIKHNNQNVEYVDGEIVNICSQGVAKIETNICDIKISSNRNNEKVQLEMTPFSKTNEKQDEMKINKKRQYKNSTIELKKLPSNEIVAEKVQINDHVKCKVPISPPLQANENENSSKILKLYKKGSQNELSKTNIVIQEKQPSQNEKKENFLQYTTKENIQGMDNLYNNNYKNENILSDKKKNEILLKKSLSIEMYMKTKHQGSLSKNQSDADKINMSIGKNDEIENTTCIREEKCLINGKDYYRQNSRNEIVLNENDKQQSANTNKDLKELKIQENELLEDESHTGKKKTDKEVEKLDDELEKSMCLLFGVEAEKPISKKNCPFEVPTEKEKCINNSTNSIITSSVGMLKRGRRLFDHENEEENFMNFTKVEKKINNIKKKGAKTETIQMNTPKKEVKHINTPKKEVKRLKSPKRKVPNKTSAEWEENKNKSRSTHPKRYSEIPKHNRKERLDAFYDRVIGRLGKPSTSSRTSYSVIPKFDNQAKYDLDFSLFKESFHTNRKTPETKSKVFRNENANDEQIIHESGNGPDTRSSKDRSDMKNQIIHENESGPATRSSKNRSDMKNQIIHENESGPATRSSKNRSDTMNQIENDDEEIRVFMRSLGTICQKIAKGNFKRPSLSTQNNLLAIADLLCEL
- the LOC123683443 gene encoding uncharacterized protein LOC123683443 isoform X1, giving the protein MDSVGNFLSVADKFLESDASIIQLSNSFVQLVDDTKLKCELLVNGNKAADIKIITDCIIKYLNCIIQYAEGGTAQTRSATLQQLCDKICTAVAKLEIKHEFIKNISLQTFEFLFGQPSWIAKEILRMYNTAIQTSDRTVRSEAIQKKGPYYLGRLMDALPFGDFEFQLIIVETLFRICTKEELNNMPKVNFLSEEQTESFHKISTSEFDLTARNFLNLLNEAEKHVVSLLCNKVTFDDYQLQEPPELKSFNGMWVDFNVRANTVTLFLNNEPFNQNIRWEMITLFPENILKTEISYVFNEERGKKEGVAKFILKGHCQLCNTNSQHKLLDCRLLAIHSLDTQKFREFFNQEFPKIHKVKSKQTGVFHCKRVYKPLDIVSIKSSTTNHSTTFNVTMDTSIADKENKSGVGRKLVNVADSTIISSSSKSKTISSRKSMNNTSSNHSIQGEINVNWGDLSGTSGEKKNLKKSYNDKMKRRTIDEASLCSNLSISEHAGTRKNDERVASKKIKLSGLVHGTTEDAYDVYSEKFLSKLMDIEENIDPICEYKENININLERNKSYSENQSKLTKKEADSTTLVSGLSNCSVLMEDDELIASDVLSSIEDLQRAEKRKNSHNDFAKTRKFSQEKLSYKTLKSQDALASQVISSSLEKSSSGLSADEKLVKGKKEIQNTIKKKSKEQVEDEIKRTEILEKTKKRTSLGIKLTPDLFDVPSQELFNEGNENHNKDNAYRTNKKKHVLSNKFKLKIPDVLLIDPIRDSASDEFDILKFGRPKNSPENSIIGDPYEIPEPDLIEIPKDKIHEILNTETEIFETARTHLASEEVAHIQAIESQFELFQDISQENEYFKNSSEEHSQEKNFHLNKEYKTKIKILSNIQIHSPIIKSQCKTFSQKSQEGKKLVPEMEISTKGVAASAPPQCSDSLVCVESPKLESEDKKLIKNIQESEKNDMVVSSQENSIVNEADILIKPQNVFETDPKSADDSILQDDSCKFFSQDLQYSETQKSDSQSSHHYEIKTSQENLDDHLESNNNLEEKLKDESSQNNNRNEHQSSSIPSNNEIKIIEKNMDIVGEPMNNERMSQKIEESDSIFQALKNSEEADLSYTKDESLKNSNKNGDQSSSITSNNEMKIITKNIHNVEPMSNEIIEESDSIFQALKNSKEADLSHTNKEEIKRKIEKKYKKKIIEKYQKGNSLNEESREQKLATADQSGQSLKSNEKCSDNADTGTLILKKKSKKRLLPNPTCRNTSKVKKPKIQDKNLTPIIKHTKLKVEQKVSTNTIGKIESSMATLEKNEDDIPLIKLQKILKNTKATEMKKQEVENELPISKLLKNKMIKNSAVESLELNESKNEVNKSQNSGGIKHNNQNVEYVDGEIVNICSQGVAKIETNICDIKISSNRNNEKVQLEMTPFSKTNEKQDEMKINKKRQYKNSTIELKKLPSNEIVAEKVQINDHVKCKVPISPPLQANENENSSKILKLYKKGSQNELSKTNIVIQEKQPSQNEKKENFLQYTTKENIQGMDNLYNNNYKNENILSDKKKNEILLKKSLSIEMYMKTKHQGSLSKNQSDADKINMSIGKNDEIENTTCIREEKCLINGKDYYRQNSRNEIVLNENDKQQSANTNKDLKELKIQENELLEDESHTGKKKTDKEVEKLDDELEKSMCLLFGVEAEKPISKKNCPFEVPTEKEKCINNSTNSIITSSVGMLKRGRRLFDHENEEENFMNFTKVEKKINNIKKKGAKTETIQMNTPKKEVKHINTPKKEVKRLKSPKRKVPNKTSAEWEENKNKSRSTHPKRYSEIPKHNRKERLDAFYDRVIGRLGKPSTSSRTSYSVIPKFDNQAKYDLDFSLFKESFHTNRKTPETKSKVFRNENANDEQIIHESGNGPDTRSSKDRSDMKNQIIHENESGPATRSSKNRSDMKNQIIHENESGPATRSSKNRSDTMNQIENDDEEIRVFMRSLGTICQKIAKGNFKRPSLSTQNNLLAIADLLCEL
- the LOC123683443 gene encoding uncharacterized protein LOC123683443 isoform X2; translation: MDSVGNFLSVADKFLESDASIIQLSNSFVQLVDDTKLKCELLVNGNKAADIKIITDCIIKYLNCIIQYAEGGTAQTRSATLQQLCDKICTAVAKLEIKHEFIKNISLQTFEFLFGQPSWIAKEILRMYNTAIQTSDRTVRSEAIQKKGPYYLGRLMDALPFGDFEFQLIIVETLFRICTKEELNNMPKVNFLSEEQTESFHKISTSEFDLTARNFLNLLNEAEKHVVSLLCNKVTFDDYQLQEPPELKSFNGMWVDFNVRANTVTLFLNNEPFNQNIRWEMITLFPENILKTEISYVFNEERGKKEGVAKFILKGHCQLCNTNSQHKLLDCRLLAIHSLDTQKFREFFNQEFPKIHKVKSKTGVFHCKRVYKPLDIVSIKSSTTNHSTTFNVTMDTSIADKENKSGVGRKLVNVADSTIISSSSKSKTISSRKSMNNTSSNHSIQGEINVNWGDLSGTSGEKKNLKKSYNDKMKRRTIDEASLCSNLSISEHAGTRKNDERVASKKIKLSGLVHGTTEDAYDVYSEKFLSKLMDIEENIDPICEYKENININLERNKSYSENQSKLTKKEADSTTLVSGLSNCSVLMEDDELIASDVLSSIEDLQRAEKRKNSHNDFAKTRKFSQEKLSYKTLKSQDALASQVISSSLEKSSSGLSADEKLVKGKKEIQNTIKKKSKEQVEDEIKRTEILEKTKKRTSLGIKLTPDLFDVPSQELFNEGNENHNKDNAYRTNKKKHVLSNKFKLKIPDVLLIDPIRDSASDEFDILKFGRPKNSPENSIIGDPYEIPEPDLIEIPKDKIHEILNTETEIFETARTHLASEEVAHIQAIESQFELFQDISQENEYFKNSSEEHSQEKNFHLNKEYKTKIKILSNIQIHSPIIKSQCKTFSQKSQEGKKLVPEMEISTKGVAASAPPQCSDSLVCVESPKLESEDKKLIKNIQESEKNDMVVSSQENSIVNEADILIKPQNVFETDPKSADDSILQDDSCKFFSQDLQYSETQKSDSQSSHHYEIKTSQENLDDHLESNNNLEEKLKDESSQNNNRNEHQSSSIPSNNEIKIIEKNMDIVGEPMNNERMSQKIEESDSIFQALKNSEEADLSYTKDESLKNSNKNGDQSSSITSNNEMKIITKNIHNVEPMSNEIIEESDSIFQALKNSKEADLSHTNKEEIKRKIEKKYKKKIIEKYQKGNSLNEESREQKLATADQSGQSLKSNEKCSDNADTGTLILKKKSKKRLLPNPTCRNTSKVKKPKIQDKNLTPIIKHTKLKVEQKVSTNTIGKIESSMATLEKNEDDIPLIKLQKILKNTKATEMKKQEVENELPISKLLKNKMIKNSAVESLELNESKNEVNKSQNSGGIKHNNQNVEYVDGEIVNICSQGVAKIETNICDIKISSNRNNEKVQLEMTPFSKTNEKQDEMKINKKRQYKNSTIELKKLPSNEIVAEKVQINDHVKCKVPISPPLQANENENSSKILKLYKKGSQNELSKTNIVIQEKQPSQNEKKENFLQYTTKENIQGMDNLYNNNYKNENILSDKKKNEILLKKSLSIEMYMKTKHQGSLSKNQSDADKINMSIGKNDEIENTTCIREEKCLINGKDYYRQNSRNEIVLNENDKQQSANTNKDLKELKIQENELLEDESHTGKKKTDKEVEKLDDELEKSMCLLFGVEAEKPISKKNCPFEVPTEKEKCINNSTNSIITSSVGMLKRGRRLFDHENEEENFMNFTKVEKKINNIKKKGAKTETIQMNTPKKEVKHINTPKKEVKRLKSPKRKVPNKTSAEWEENKNKSRSTHPKRYSEIPKHNRKERLDAFYDRVIGRLGKPSTSSRTSYSVIPKFDNQAKYDLDFSLFKESFHTNRKTPETKSKVFRNENANDEQIIHESGNGPDTRSSKDRSDMKNQIIHENESGPATRSSKNRSDMKNQIIHENESGPATRSSKNRSDTMNQIENDDEEIRVFMRSLGTICQKIAKGNFKRPSLSTQNNLLAIADLLCEL